A stretch of bacterium DNA encodes these proteins:
- a CDS encoding transcriptional regulator encodes MTERFDTILASPARLLVVAALMPGRPLSFMELRNNTGLADGNLHVQTRNLESAGIVSIRKSAQGRRSVTTFQITEAGVTRFRRFVRRLQTVLDLEVGGIHPSPGEDRIDDSQVWS; translated from the coding sequence GGCCTCACCGGCCCGCCTGCTCGTGGTCGCCGCCCTGATGCCCGGGCGCCCCCTGAGCTTCATGGAATTGAGAAACAACACCGGGCTGGCCGACGGCAACCTGCACGTCCAGACCCGGAATCTCGAAAGCGCCGGCATCGTGAGCATCAGGAAGTCCGCCCAGGGGCGCAGGTCGGTCACGACCTTCCAGATCACCGAGGCCGGCGTGACCAGGTTCAGGCGTTTCGTGCGCAGGTTGCAGACGGTGCTGGACCTGGAGGTGGGCGGCATCCACCCCAGTCCCGGCGAGGACCGGATCGACGACTCGCAGGTCTGGTCATGA
- a CDS encoding EutN/CcmL family microcompartment protein: MNLAKVLGTVVSSRKEPSIEGFKLLMLGVVGPDGVPTGATVVAADVVGAGEGEYVLYASGSSARQTVMTDAKPIDAVVMAIVDSWETGGEQRYKKGRDD, encoded by the coding sequence ATGAACCTGGCGAAAGTGCTCGGCACGGTGGTGTCGTCGCGCAAGGAGCCGAGCATCGAGGGCTTCAAGCTGCTGATGCTCGGCGTGGTCGGCCCGGACGGCGTGCCCACCGGCGCCACGGTCGTGGCCGCCGACGTCGTGGGCGCCGGCGAAGGCGAGTACGTGCTCTACGCCTCGGGATCCTCGGCGCGCCAGACGGTGATGACCGACGCCAAGCCGATCGACGCCGTGGTCATGGCGATCGTCGACAGCTGGGAGACCGGCGGCGAGCAACGCTACAAGAAGGGCCGCGACGACTAG
- the deoC gene encoding deoxyribose-phosphate aldolase: MKIAIGADHGGYELKGRLIEHLKSTGHQIFDFGTSSNEAVDYPGFARSVAEAVATGQAERGVMIDGAGIGSCMVANKVPGVRASMAYDVSSASNAREHNDANVLTLGAGLIGVNLARQIVDVFMSTDCVEPRHQRRVAMIDETIQGSPPTAAAAPVVSATDGGIPGLSDADMERIVAKLECMVGSRLAAGAAPEGPGVASCPDTARRFLALGAGRLTTGPGACGPIPEDIACYIDHTILKPDATREQVQRIVDEARKHGFRSVCVNPCWVKLVADGLRGSGVLTCSVVGFPLGAAVPEIKAAEARRAIRDGAREIDMVINVGALKSGDDALVLRDIRAVVEACRDGGAVSKVIIETALLSDDEKRRVCELAKRARAHFVKTSTGFASGGATAEDVAIMASVVRPAGMEVKASGGIKSYSDARRMIEAGATRIGASASIAIVEEAHGATTRL; encoded by the coding sequence ATGAAGATCGCCATCGGTGCGGATCACGGCGGTTACGAGCTGAAGGGGCGCTTGATCGAGCACCTCAAGTCGACGGGCCATCAAATCTTCGATTTCGGTACTTCATCAAATGAAGCTGTCGACTACCCGGGTTTCGCCCGTTCGGTGGCGGAAGCCGTCGCCACCGGCCAGGCCGAGCGGGGCGTGATGATCGACGGAGCCGGCATCGGCTCCTGCATGGTCGCCAACAAGGTGCCCGGCGTGAGGGCGTCGATGGCCTACGACGTCTCCAGCGCCAGCAACGCCCGCGAGCACAACGACGCCAACGTCTTGACCCTGGGCGCGGGCCTGATCGGCGTCAACCTGGCCCGACAGATCGTGGATGTGTTCATGTCGACCGATTGCGTGGAGCCGCGCCACCAGAGGAGGGTGGCCATGATCGACGAGACGATACAGGGAAGTCCGCCGACCGCGGCCGCAGCACCCGTCGTTTCCGCCACGGACGGCGGGATACCGGGTCTGTCGGACGCGGACATGGAACGGATCGTCGCCAAGCTGGAATGCATGGTAGGCTCCCGATTGGCGGCAGGAGCCGCGCCCGAGGGACCGGGCGTGGCCTCCTGCCCCGACACCGCGCGCCGCTTCCTGGCGCTCGGCGCCGGCCGCCTCACCACGGGACCCGGCGCCTGCGGCCCGATACCCGAGGACATAGCCTGCTACATCGACCACACCATCCTCAAACCGGACGCGACCCGCGAACAGGTTCAACGGATCGTCGACGAGGCGCGCAAGCACGGGTTCCGCTCGGTCTGCGTCAACCCCTGCTGGGTGAAGCTCGTGGCCGACGGCCTGCGCGGCAGCGGCGTGCTGACCTGCTCGGTGGTGGGTTTCCCGCTCGGGGCAGCGGTCCCCGAGATCAAGGCGGCCGAGGCCCGTCGCGCCATCCGCGACGGCGCCAGGGAGATCGACATGGTGATCAACGTCGGCGCCCTGAAGTCGGGGGACGACGCGCTGGTGCTGCGCGACATCCGCGCGGTCGTCGAGGCCTGCCGCGACGGCGGCGCCGTCAGCAAGGTGATCATCGAGACGGCGCTGCTCTCCGACGATGAGAAACGACGCGTCTGCGAGCTCGCCAAGCGGGCCCGCGCCCATTTCGTGAAGACCTCGACCGGCTTCGCCTCGGGCGGCGCCACCGCCGAGGACGTGGCCATCATGGCCTCGGTCGTACGGCCCGCGGGCATGGAAGTGAAGGCGTCTGGCGGCATCAAGTCGTACAGCGACGCCCGGCGCATGATCGAGGCCGGCGCCACGCGCATCGGCGCCAGCGCCAGCATCGCCATCGTGGAGGAAGCGCACGGCGCGACGACGCGCCTCTGA
- a CDS encoding aldehyde dehydrogenase EutE: MASLSDQQVDRIARRLADRLLGGGAPPAREVASAAAATPSTRDSEMLVDGVHADVDRAVEAAAGAFRRLSAASLDLRMRIVDAVRAAMLDACDELSRLAHEETGLGRYEDKRVKNRLVTLKTEGPAALTPATRTGDRGLTLTEYAPYGVIGAITPTTNPTSTIICNTIGMVSAGNSVVFNVHPSARACSMATIRLINRAVVGAGGPPDLVTAVAVPTIASAQALMKHPGVRLLAVTGGAAVVKAAMQSGKRAICAGPGNPPVVVDGTADLDAAGRDIVRGASFDNNIICVDEKEVFVTEKAAGELIAAMRRHGAYLADASDLRLLERTIFAETRGPGEHAVMNKDLIGKNAGEILARAGIGGGTDPRLVVCEVPAGHPLVWTEQMMPVLPVVRVPDVDAGIDLARRAEHGFGHSAAMHSRDIDALSRMARVMNTSIFVKNGPIFAGLGEGGEGYTSFTIASPTGEGLTGPVAFSRLRRCVLVDHFRIV; encoded by the coding sequence ATGGCGAGTCTTAGCGACCAGCAGGTCGACAGGATCGCCCGCCGGTTGGCCGACCGGCTGCTGGGCGGCGGCGCACCCCCCGCCCGTGAAGTCGCGTCGGCCGCGGCGGCTACCCCCTCCACACGCGATTCCGAAATGTTGGTCGACGGCGTCCACGCCGACGTCGACCGCGCCGTGGAGGCGGCGGCCGGCGCCTTCCGCCGCCTGAGCGCGGCCAGCCTCGACCTGCGCATGCGCATCGTCGACGCGGTCCGCGCGGCCATGCTCGACGCCTGCGACGAGCTCTCCCGCCTCGCCCACGAGGAGACCGGCCTTGGCCGCTACGAGGACAAGCGCGTCAAGAACCGGCTGGTCACGCTCAAGACCGAAGGTCCCGCGGCGCTGACGCCCGCCACCCGCACGGGCGACCGCGGCCTCACCCTCACCGAATACGCCCCCTACGGCGTCATCGGCGCGATCACGCCGACCACCAACCCGACCTCGACGATCATCTGCAACACCATCGGCATGGTGTCCGCCGGCAACAGCGTGGTCTTCAACGTGCATCCGAGCGCCCGCGCCTGTTCCATGGCGACCATCCGGCTGATCAACCGCGCCGTGGTCGGTGCCGGGGGGCCGCCCGACCTGGTGACGGCCGTCGCCGTGCCCACCATCGCCTCGGCCCAGGCCCTGATGAAGCACCCCGGCGTGCGGCTGCTGGCGGTGACCGGCGGCGCCGCCGTGGTCAAGGCGGCCATGCAGAGCGGCAAGCGCGCCATCTGCGCCGGCCCCGGCAACCCGCCGGTGGTGGTGGACGGGACGGCCGACCTGGACGCCGCCGGGCGCGACATCGTGCGCGGCGCCTCCTTCGACAACAACATCATCTGCGTGGACGAGAAGGAGGTCTTCGTCACCGAGAAGGCGGCGGGCGAGCTGATCGCCGCCATGCGCCGTCACGGCGCCTACCTGGCCGACGCCTCCGACCTGCGCCTGCTCGAGCGGACGATCTTCGCCGAGACCCGCGGCCCCGGCGAGCACGCGGTGATGAACAAGGACCTGATCGGCAAGAACGCGGGCGAGATCCTGGCCCGCGCCGGCATCGGCGGCGGCACCGACCCGCGCCTGGTCGTCTGCGAGGTGCCGGCCGGCCACCCCCTGGTCTGGACCGAGCAGATGATGCCGGTGCTGCCGGTGGTGCGCGTGCCCGACGTGGACGCCGGCATCGACCTGGCCCGGCGCGCGGAGCACGGCTTCGGGCATTCGGCTGCGATGCACTCGCGCGACATCGACGCCCTCAGCCGGATGGCGCGCGTGATGAACACCAGCATCTTCGTCAAGAACGGCCCCATCTTCGCCGGTCTGGGCGAAGGCGGCGA
- a CDS encoding BMC domain-containing protein — MADALGMIECRSFAAMVEAADAMVKAARVELVNYEKTGGGYTTAVIRGDVAAVKAACDAGQTAAARVGEIVAVHIIARPHANVDLVVPLGRQAEPAKK, encoded by the coding sequence ATGGCTGATGCATTGGGCATGATCGAGTGCCGCAGCTTCGCGGCGATGGTCGAGGCGGCCGACGCCATGGTCAAGGCGGCCCGCGTCGAGCTGGTAAACTACGAGAAGACCGGCGGCGGCTACACGACGGCGGTGATCCGCGGCGACGTGGCGGCGGTCAAGGCCGCCTGCGACGCCGGCCAGACGGCGGCCGCCCGCGTGGGCGAGATCGTGGCGGTGCACATCATCGCACGCCCGCACGCCAACGTGGATCTGGTCGTTCCCCTGGGCCGCCAGGCGGAGCCCGCGAAGAAGTAG